The following proteins come from a genomic window of Paenibacillus sp. CAA11:
- the dapD gene encoding 2,3,4,5-tetrahydropyridine-2,6-dicarboxylate N-acetyltransferase: protein MSIEMNTEDVINLIKTSKKKTPVKVYVKGDLDSVSFGEGSQSFISGGSGVVFGDWAEIKSVLDANSSKIEDYVVENDRRNSAVPLLDTKNINARIEPGAIIRDMVGIGDNAVIMMGAVINIGVEIGEGTMIDMGAVLGGRVKVGKMCHVGAGSVLAGVIEPPSAQPVVLEDDVLVGANAVVLEGVRIGQGSVVAAGAVVTEDVPPFSVVAGTPARVIKQVDDKTKSKTEILQELRSL, encoded by the coding sequence ATGTCTATTGAAATGAATACGGAAGACGTTATCAACCTGATCAAAACCAGCAAGAAGAAGACGCCTGTTAAAGTATATGTCAAAGGCGACTTAGACTCCGTGTCCTTCGGCGAAGGCTCCCAAAGCTTCATCTCCGGCGGAAGCGGTGTAGTATTCGGCGACTGGGCCGAAATCAAGAGTGTTCTGGATGCGAACAGCAGTAAAATTGAAGATTATGTCGTTGAGAACGACCGCCGCAATTCGGCTGTGCCGCTGCTCGACACCAAAAATATCAATGCCCGCATTGAGCCGGGCGCTATCATTCGCGATATGGTGGGAATCGGTGATAACGCTGTGATCATGATGGGCGCTGTCATCAATATCGGCGTGGAAATCGGTGAAGGCACCATGATCGACATGGGTGCTGTTCTCGGCGGCCGCGTTAAGGTCGGCAAAATGTGCCACGTAGGCGCAGGCTCTGTCCTGGCTGGCGTCATTGAACCGCCTTCTGCTCAGCCGGTAGTGCTGGAAGATGATGTGCTGGTAGGCGCAAACGCGGTTGTGCTTGAAGGCGTGCGTATCGGACAAGGCTCTGTAGTTGCTGCAGGCGCTGTAGTTACCGAGGATGTTCCTCCGTTCTCCGTGGTGGCGGGTACGCCGGCGCGCGTGATCAAGCAGGTAGATGACAAGACCAAGTCCAAGACTGAGATTTTGCAGGAGCTGCGCTCCCTGTAA
- a CDS encoding glycosyltransferase — MTRLSVIVPIFNGENEILDLYLRMTEAFQDKIDNYEIIFINNGSKDQSARVLEEISLNDLQVKVVHLARNYGKTAAIKVGIHKSTSELISLMDTDNQIEPRDLLKFMPFMAKVDFVNGRRIYYKSSLRSLLTLQLGNRIRNWITGDRLRDTDCPMKLFKREVADHFFYFNGMHRFLPTMAMMSGFSIIEVSVTCASSSQRRGIHNLCTGIRDAMLMRCIKKRAPKYKVIGDNC, encoded by the coding sequence ATGACTCGTCTTTCAGTGATCGTACCCATTTTCAATGGTGAAAATGAGATATTAGACCTTTATCTCCGTATGACGGAGGCGTTCCAAGATAAAATAGATAATTATGAAATCATATTTATAAATAACGGAAGTAAAGATCAGAGCGCGCGGGTGCTAGAGGAGATTTCTCTGAATGACCTTCAGGTCAAGGTGGTTCATCTGGCCCGCAATTATGGGAAAACAGCTGCGATTAAGGTTGGAATCCATAAGTCCACTTCGGAGCTCATTTCGCTCATGGATACCGATAATCAGATCGAGCCCAGGGATTTATTGAAGTTCATGCCTTTCATGGCGAAGGTGGACTTTGTGAACGGAAGACGCATATATTACAAAAGCAGTCTAAGAAGCCTATTAACTCTGCAGCTTGGAAATCGCATTCGAAATTGGATTACAGGGGATCGGCTTCGGGATACGGATTGTCCGATGAAATTATTTAAGCGCGAAGTGGCAGACCACTTTTTTTATTTTAATGGCATGCATCGCTTCTTACCCACCATGGCTATGATGAGCGGCTTCTCGATTATCGAGGTTTCAGTGACGTGCGCAAGTTCCAGTCAAAGAAGAGGGATACACAATCTTTGCACGGGGATCCGGGATGCTATGCTTATGCGCTGTATAAAAAAGCGGGCTCCAAAGTATAAAGTTATAGGAGATAACTGCTAG
- a CDS encoding sensor histidine kinase, translating into MNDKGFKAEHIDELLASRLPVLIWVSIVYIATVIMQFLIDPLIFQSAVFTGLFIIHGALHWNSFRISRKYFWIYILVQEILIYLCAILMREAYQPVLIGLLPVLIAQSLSISFRIKRILFVSLASLIVFFDAALTVGEREELHLLFPFFTLMLIVVMAYAVLFFRQVQERLRIQSFLHDLQEAHKKVEELTLSNERQRMARDLHDTLAQGVAGITMQLEAVDAHMTQGNLDRAQSIIKLSMQQARRTLADARKAIDNLRLKSSSEIDFKEAIQDEVQHFKDSTGIPVFTDIQLTKRSSRLIMEHSLHIIKESLTNIARHAQANAVRLRLFNEKERLFIQVIDDGIGFNIDDIGKDVGHYGLLGIQERARLIGGEVSVTSSSEGTTITVDVPFVEGEMT; encoded by the coding sequence TTGAACGATAAGGGATTTAAAGCAGAACATATTGATGAATTACTTGCCTCCAGGCTTCCCGTTTTAATTTGGGTTTCCATTGTATATATCGCGACTGTAATTATGCAGTTCCTTATAGATCCATTGATTTTTCAAAGCGCTGTTTTCACGGGACTATTCATCATTCATGGCGCGCTGCATTGGAATTCCTTTAGAATTAGCCGCAAGTACTTTTGGATCTATATTCTAGTTCAGGAAATCCTCATTTACTTATGTGCTATTCTAATGAGAGAAGCTTATCAACCTGTGCTCATCGGTTTGCTTCCTGTTTTAATCGCACAGAGTTTGAGCATCTCCTTTCGGATTAAAAGAATATTGTTTGTCTCACTCGCTAGTCTTATTGTCTTTTTTGATGCGGCTCTAACTGTGGGAGAGCGAGAGGAACTTCACCTGCTGTTTCCATTTTTCACATTAATGCTGATTGTGGTTATGGCCTATGCGGTGCTGTTTTTTCGGCAAGTGCAGGAACGCCTTAGAATACAGAGCTTCCTTCATGACTTGCAGGAGGCGCATAAAAAAGTGGAGGAGCTGACGTTATCCAATGAAAGGCAGAGAATGGCCCGGGATTTGCATGATACGTTAGCGCAAGGAGTCGCTGGAATAACGATGCAATTGGAAGCTGTAGATGCTCATATGACCCAAGGCAACCTGGACAGGGCTCAGAGCATCATTAAGCTATCCATGCAGCAAGCTCGTCGGACACTGGCGGATGCCAGGAAAGCTATCGATAATCTGCGGCTCAAGTCGTCTTCCGAGATCGACTTCAAAGAAGCGATTCAGGACGAGGTTCAACATTTCAAGGATTCCACAGGGATTCCTGTCTTTACAGACATTCAACTCACGAAGCGTTCATCCAGGCTGATTATGGAACATAGCTTGCATATCATTAAGGAGAGCCTGACGAATATTGCACGGCATGCACAGGCCAACGCGGTGAGGCTAAGGCTGTTTAACGAGAAGGAACGGTTGTTCATTCAAGTGATCGACGATGGAATTGGATTTAATATAGATGATATTGGCAAAGATGTAGGTCACTATGGGCTGCTCGGCATTCAGGAAAGGGCTAGACTCATTGGCGGTGAGGTGAGCGTGACCAGCAGCTCCGAGGGAACAACAATTACGGTGGATGTGCCATTCGTAGAGGGAGAAATGACATGA
- a CDS encoding MMPL family transporter — translation MAKWLYHIGKWSFRKRKTVLIASLGLLIVAIAAGLGLGSAFSGGISIPGTKSEKAMTVMKEAFGSKSEGGGTIRLIYKAPLNQTLETSSVKQLIQATEQEVKKDPEVASIQTVYDAKTIGKGGQIGYSTVTYKAAADDVAQTSIDHVLKAIEAPNSKGLQTELGGTVALSKVEAGGPAEMVGVVAAFVILLLTFGSVVAAGLPILTAVIALGIGIMLILIGSNYIEIPSFSLSLAGMLGLAVGIDYGLFIISRFRQNLKQGMEREEAAGIANATAGSAVVFAGLTVFIALAGLTVTGIPFLGSMGISAAVTVCMAVLVSLFCIPAFLGCSKKLFMPKKSKKALPNPNLSAKESKADSNWWGRFVTKHPLPVLIVSVLLLVVISLPVIHIHTGLPDSSSKSVDTTERRGYDLLAEGFGPGFNGPLVVVAQAEDSASDKAAAISEATKGLGDLSNVASVTPPQMNAAGDTAMLTILPKTGPQETETSDLVKTIREQAENIKAEAHVELMVTGATAVNIDMSDKLNEALPEFAGLIVGLAFILLAIVFRSILIPIKAVVGYLLTLTATLGAVVYVVQDGNFISFLGIPEPAPVLNFLPVLVAGILFGLAMDYEVFLVSGMREKYVHEQQPKKAILFGMKHSGKIVLVAGLIMVSVFTSFIFGDDTMVKSMGLALALGIVFDAFIVRLTIVPAAMALLGKSAWYFPKWLDRILPKLDIEGEAFQKKEPKEEEVHYLQQDKSYIQ, via the coding sequence ATGGCAAAGTGGTTATATCATATCGGAAAATGGTCTTTCCGTAAAAGAAAGACCGTGCTAATCGCATCCTTAGGCTTACTTATCGTTGCTATAGCGGCAGGATTAGGCCTGGGCTCTGCGTTCAGCGGAGGGATTAGCATCCCTGGTACTAAATCAGAGAAGGCGATGACCGTGATGAAGGAAGCCTTCGGGTCAAAGTCCGAAGGGGGCGGCACCATCCGGCTCATCTACAAAGCTCCCCTTAACCAGACATTAGAAACTAGTTCCGTAAAACAACTGATTCAAGCCACGGAACAAGAAGTCAAGAAAGATCCGGAAGTCGCATCCATTCAGACGGTATATGACGCCAAAACCATAGGGAAAGGCGGCCAGATCGGATATTCTACAGTCACCTATAAAGCTGCTGCAGACGACGTCGCGCAAACATCGATTGATCATGTGCTGAAAGCCATAGAGGCTCCTAATTCCAAAGGCCTTCAGACCGAACTAGGCGGGACTGTAGCCTTGTCCAAAGTAGAAGCTGGCGGCCCGGCAGAAATGGTCGGTGTTGTCGCTGCATTTGTCATTCTGCTGCTTACATTCGGTTCCGTTGTCGCAGCAGGCCTCCCAATTTTAACCGCAGTAATTGCCCTAGGAATCGGGATTATGCTCATCCTCATTGGGTCTAACTATATCGAAATCCCATCCTTCTCCTTGTCCCTTGCCGGCATGTTGGGACTCGCGGTGGGTATAGACTATGGACTGTTCATCATCTCACGCTTCCGTCAAAACCTAAAACAGGGGATGGAGCGGGAAGAAGCAGCGGGAATAGCCAATGCTACGGCGGGAAGCGCGGTCGTATTTGCCGGACTTACTGTATTCATTGCACTTGCCGGACTCACTGTGACCGGAATCCCCTTCCTGGGATCTATGGGGATTTCTGCAGCCGTAACTGTATGTATGGCTGTGCTGGTCTCCCTGTTCTGTATCCCGGCATTTCTCGGCTGTTCCAAGAAGCTATTTATGCCTAAGAAGTCTAAAAAGGCTCTGCCGAATCCTAATCTTAGTGCCAAGGAATCAAAGGCTGATTCGAACTGGTGGGGACGCTTCGTAACCAAGCACCCGCTCCCTGTCCTGATTGTGTCTGTTCTGCTGCTTGTCGTCATTAGTCTGCCCGTTATTCATATCCATACCGGACTCCCAGATAGCTCTTCTAAGTCTGTAGATACTACGGAACGGCGGGGATACGACCTCTTGGCTGAAGGGTTTGGTCCCGGCTTTAACGGTCCACTAGTGGTCGTAGCTCAAGCAGAGGATTCTGCAAGCGATAAAGCAGCGGCGATCTCTGAAGCAACGAAGGGTCTTGGCGATCTGAGCAACGTCGCTTCTGTCACACCACCGCAAATGAATGCGGCTGGCGATACGGCCATGCTTACCATATTACCGAAGACAGGACCGCAAGAGACGGAGACGAGCGATCTGGTCAAGACGATCCGTGAACAGGCGGAGAACATCAAGGCTGAAGCTCACGTAGAGCTGATGGTAACAGGAGCAACCGCCGTCAATATTGATATGTCGGACAAACTTAACGAGGCGTTACCGGAATTTGCAGGGTTGATCGTGGGGCTGGCCTTCATCCTTCTGGCCATCGTATTCCGCTCCATTCTAATTCCAATCAAGGCTGTTGTCGGCTACTTGCTGACGCTGACAGCCACCCTCGGAGCCGTTGTCTATGTCGTTCAAGACGGGAATTTCATTAGCTTCTTAGGCATTCCTGAGCCTGCCCCTGTGCTCAACTTCCTGCCTGTCCTTGTCGCAGGGATCCTGTTCGGACTAGCCATGGACTATGAAGTGTTCCTGGTCAGCGGAATGCGAGAGAAGTATGTGCATGAACAGCAGCCCAAAAAGGCGATTCTCTTCGGAATGAAGCATAGCGGGAAAATTGTACTTGTCGCAGGCTTGATTATGGTCTCCGTGTTTACCAGCTTTATCTTCGGGGATGACACGATGGTCAAATCCATGGGGCTTGCGCTCGCACTAGGCATTGTATTCGACGCCTTCATCGTGCGGCTCACCATCGTTCCTGCCGCCATGGCCTTGCTCGGCAAATCCGCTTGGTATTTCCCGAAATGGCTCGACCGCATTCTGCCTAAGCTTGATATTGAGGGGGAGGCTTTTCAGAAAAAAGAGCCTAAAGAGGAAGAAGTCCATTATCTTCAACAAGACAAAAGCTATATACAGTAA
- a CDS encoding helix-turn-helix domain-containing protein, producing the protein MKHTPTIRAELDSYLQQEGLNLARLGKLTGINRGSISAIVSGNKPMSINQLDRITEVMGLPEGHFYDLFIENYILGVPLNMRRIEPFLYRCVELNKLDMFRQVVETIMDNRIYSSKLFEIAENLFERGQYETALILYENVAEVEKYQHSERLAICQYRMFTIQIGDNQSQNVRTAAVFEAFVERLDEIDQLDALKDLANVYRSLRKWDKVEEMAKKMKVKAEVQYTLKHQQNGRERTEFTKKPTRPLFAYITYADLLCASVYEAQGDYQQALQYTYAYANLDWVIETDEDTMNWIRRYQDWSQCNIYVYKLLSGDTSVLPDYVEYIAASKVDKEMITKLLNLMFAANRYHLDVNHILERFETIIDSFVTQGSQSSDMYTKQVIPEQIARLSYELAYYYLHGDYYADGFKYLMYSMASYHTINNETYYINCLGLFEHFRTYAVQETKEKFSKFIEKVWLDNVKENDTTTHRS; encoded by the coding sequence CCTATGTCCATTAATCAGCTGGACCGCATTACTGAGGTTATGGGTTTACCGGAAGGCCATTTTTACGATTTGTTTATAGAAAACTACATCTTAGGCGTACCCTTGAATATGAGACGAATCGAGCCGTTTTTATATCGATGCGTTGAGCTGAACAAGCTAGACATGTTCCGACAAGTAGTAGAAACCATCATGGATAATCGAATCTATTCATCAAAATTATTTGAGATTGCTGAAAATCTATTCGAACGCGGTCAATACGAAACGGCGCTGATACTATATGAGAATGTGGCGGAAGTGGAGAAATATCAGCACTCAGAGCGTTTGGCGATTTGTCAGTACCGCATGTTCACAATCCAAATTGGTGATAATCAAAGTCAAAATGTTAGAACGGCGGCCGTCTTTGAAGCTTTCGTCGAACGTCTGGACGAAATAGATCAGCTTGACGCATTAAAGGATTTGGCAAACGTGTATAGATCTTTACGTAAATGGGACAAGGTTGAGGAAATGGCAAAGAAAATGAAAGTTAAAGCGGAAGTACAATATACACTAAAACATCAACAGAATGGCCGCGAACGTACTGAATTTACTAAGAAGCCAACTCGCCCTCTGTTTGCGTATATTACCTATGCCGATTTATTGTGTGCAAGCGTTTATGAAGCCCAAGGCGATTATCAACAAGCTCTACAATATACATACGCCTACGCTAATTTGGATTGGGTAATAGAGACGGACGAGGATACGATGAATTGGATCAGACGATATCAAGATTGGTCGCAATGTAATATTTACGTATATAAACTCCTTTCTGGAGATACAAGCGTACTTCCGGATTATGTCGAATACATCGCTGCGTCAAAAGTTGATAAAGAAATGATAACTAAGCTGTTAAACTTAATGTTTGCAGCCAACCGATATCATTTAGATGTGAATCATATACTTGAACGTTTTGAAACGATTATTGACTCTTTTGTTACACAGGGGTCCCAATCATCAGACATGTATACTAAGCAAGTAATACCAGAACAGATTGCACGATTGAGTTATGAGTTAGCGTATTATTATTTACATGGAGACTATTACGCTGATGGTTTTAAATATTTGATGTATTCAATGGCAAGTTATCATACAATAAATAACGAGACTTATTATATAAACTGTCTAGGGCTATTTGAGCATTTCCGCACGTATGCGGTTCAAGAAACGAAGGAAAAGTTCTCAAAATTCATTGAAAAGGTGTGGTTAGACAATGTTAAAGAAAATGATACTACTACTCACCGCAGCTAG
- a CDS encoding response regulator, whose product MSVIKVLIVDDHFVVREGLKMILETGEQFQVVGEAKDGQEALAMIDKVLPDVILMDLNMPVMSGLETMKVLKREGSAIPVIILTTYNEDELMINGLALGAKGYLLKDTSRENLFRNIESAVRGEALLSADIMEKVMSARERQAQGSPSPEVNLLSDKETYILQCVVKGFRNKEIAHDLGISERTVKSHLTNIYNKLGVDSRSQAVAVAMEQRILNM is encoded by the coding sequence ATGAGCGTTATCAAAGTATTAATTGTAGACGATCACTTCGTTGTTCGTGAGGGTCTGAAGATGATTTTGGAGACAGGGGAGCAGTTTCAGGTAGTGGGTGAAGCTAAGGATGGTCAGGAGGCTTTGGCCATGATTGACAAAGTTCTGCCGGACGTCATTCTGATGGATCTGAATATGCCGGTTATGAGCGGTCTGGAAACGATGAAGGTTCTAAAGAGAGAAGGCTCCGCTATACCTGTCATCATTTTAACGACTTATAACGAGGATGAGCTTATGATTAATGGGCTGGCCTTGGGCGCCAAAGGTTATTTGCTCAAGGATACAAGCCGGGAGAACCTATTTAGGAACATAGAATCAGCGGTTAGAGGGGAAGCTCTGCTCTCAGCCGACATCATGGAGAAGGTAATGAGCGCCAGAGAGAGACAGGCCCAGGGCTCGCCAAGCCCTGAGGTAAATCTGCTGAGTGACAAAGAAACATATATTTTACAGTGTGTTGTGAAAGGGTTTAGGAACAAAGAAATCGCTCATGATTTAGGCATATCTGAACGAACCGTCAAATCCCATTTGACGAACATTTATAACAAGCTTGGGGTGGATAGTCGTTCACAAGCGGTAGCTGTAGCGATGGAACAGCGTATACTGAATATGTAG